One window of Cataglyphis hispanica isolate Lineage 1 chromosome 12, ULB_Chis1_1.0, whole genome shotgun sequence genomic DNA carries:
- the LOC126853300 gene encoding LOW QUALITY PROTEIN: leucine-rich repeat-containing protein 71-like (The sequence of the model RefSeq protein was modified relative to this genomic sequence to represent the inferred CDS: substituted 1 base at 1 genomic stop codon), which produces MFRSFMFFSRIQKXWRTYRNWNEVSICILDALNTTLQKYNTITVLKLPNCQINAYGILQIAQMLTEFECLTDLNLDNNPNVQENFFLLCTPARNLHYLSLKMCKLSDKGLQKIADELKYRDPPNDPKLIALNVADNDITDIGAEYIAAMLRTNRSLQSMVLTGNKIQDDGALLIIQELCMSTLTHEEVVDLRRRRFLELENKLDNGTIEETSVTMQLKRSEIWQRQNLIQNSKKSTFTIFQVS; this is translated from the exons ATGTTCCGatcttttatgtttttttcgaGAATCCAAAAATAATGGAGAACTTACAGAAACTGGAAT GAAGTATCGATTTGCATTCTGGATGCATTGAATACTACGTTGCAGAAATATAACACTATTACAGTGCTCAA ACTGCCCAATTGTCAAATAAATGCTTACGGCATCTTACAAATAGCGCAAATGCTAACGGAATTCGAATGTTTGACCGATTTAAATCTGGATAACAATCCGAATGtgcaagagaatttttttttactttgcacACCGGCTCGAAA tttacattatttatcattgaaGATGTGCAAATTATCCGATAAAGGTCTACAAAAAATCGCAGATGAATTGAAGTATCGAGACCCGCCGAACGATCCAAAATTAATTGCTCTCAATGTGGCGGATAATGATATTACAGATATCGGTGCCGAGTATATCGCTGCGATGCTTCGAACTAATCG ATCTCTACAAAGCATGGTCTTAACCGGAAACAAGATACAAGATGACGGGGCCTTGCTGATAATCCAGGAACTttgcat GTCCACTTTGACCCACGAAGAAGTCGTCGATCTTCGACGTCGCAGATTTCTTGAGTTGGAGAACAAG CTGGATAATGGAACTATTGAAGAAACTTCCGTCACAATGCAATTGAAGAGAAGTGAAATATGGCAGCGTCAGAATTTAATACAGAATTCTAAAAAAAGTACGTTTACcatttttcaagtttcttgA
- the LOC126853296 gene encoding protein CDV3 homolog isoform X2 produces the protein MADLDDFFAKKDRKKAKGKKFATTDDVAKKLEETGKRIEKPKPKEKPVNPEGEESQHTEDEDEWKEFEEEKKDYSGLKIGHLTVNDSIDAESDDERGTGENSSDGESGEGGTKHTGPWKKPDLPPEAPEVTVAPAPAPPVTTSTGGSSYKAPHLRNQPTFTSPRPRGRNIAPDIHSEEYFPTLNSKPQQSNGSNPWGRKRREEGAFEEVRNRGSSRSYNASESQTQVPKLSLGNKYGALSQDQS, from the exons ATGGCGGACTTGGACGACTTTTTTGCTAAAAAGGATCGCAAGAAGGCCAAGGGCAAGAAGTTCGCCACGACCGATGATGTCGCCAAGAAACTGGAGGAGACGGGCAAGCGAATCGAAAAGCCCAAGCCGAAGGAGAAACCAGTGAATCCCGAGGGCGAAGAGTCTCAACACACCGAG gatgaAGACGAGTGGAAGGAATTTgaggaggaaaaaaaggaCTATAGTGGTCTAAAGATTGGGCATTTGACGGTAAACGACAGCATAGATGCAGAATCGGATGACGAAAGGGGCACTGGTGAAAACAGTTCTGACGGGGAATCTGGTGAGGGTGGCACAAAACATACGGGACCATGGAAGAAACCAGATCTACCACCGGAAGCTCCAGAAGTAACAGTAGCACCAGCACCAGCACCACCTGTAACTACTTCCACAGGAGGAAGTAGTTACAAAGCGCCACATTTAAGAAATCAACCTACATTTACTAGTCCACGACCACGAGGAAGGAATATTGCACCTGATATACACAGTGAAGAATATTTTCCCACTCTGAATTCCAAGCCCCAGCAAAGTAACGGCAGCAATCCATGGGGCAGAAA acGACGAGAGGAAGGAGCGTTCGAAGAAGTTCGCAACCGAGGTAGCAGCAGGTCGTATAACGCGTCAGAGTCTCAAACTCAAGTGCCCAAACTCTCCCTGGGCAACAAATATGGCGCTCTGTCGCAAGATCAAAGCTGA
- the LOC126853296 gene encoding protein CDV3 homolog isoform X3, whose protein sequence is MADLDDFFAKKDRKKAKGKKFATTDDVAKKLEETGKRIEKPKPKEKPVNPEGEESQHTEDEDEWKEFEEEKKDYSGLKIGHLTVNDSIDAESDDERGTGENSSDGESGEGGTKHTGPWKKPDLPPEAPEVTVAPAPAPPVTTSTGGSSYKAPHLRNQPTFTSPRPRGRNIAPDIHSEEYFPTLNSKPQQSNGSNPWGRKIEQKMG, encoded by the exons ATGGCGGACTTGGACGACTTTTTTGCTAAAAAGGATCGCAAGAAGGCCAAGGGCAAGAAGTTCGCCACGACCGATGATGTCGCCAAGAAACTGGAGGAGACGGGCAAGCGAATCGAAAAGCCCAAGCCGAAGGAGAAACCAGTGAATCCCGAGGGCGAAGAGTCTCAACACACCGAG gatgaAGACGAGTGGAAGGAATTTgaggaggaaaaaaaggaCTATAGTGGTCTAAAGATTGGGCATTTGACGGTAAACGACAGCATAGATGCAGAATCGGATGACGAAAGGGGCACTGGTGAAAACAGTTCTGACGGGGAATCTGGTGAGGGTGGCACAAAACATACGGGACCATGGAAGAAACCAGATCTACCACCGGAAGCTCCAGAAGTAACAGTAGCACCAGCACCAGCACCACCTGTAACTACTTCCACAGGAGGAAGTAGTTACAAAGCGCCACATTTAAGAAATCAACCTACATTTACTAGTCCACGACCACGAGGAAGGAATATTGCACCTGATATACACAGTGAAGAATATTTTCCCACTCTGAATTCCAAGCCCCAGCAAAGTAACGGCAGCAATCCATGGGGCAGAAA aatTGAGCAAAAAATGGggtaa
- the LOC126853296 gene encoding protein CDV3 homolog isoform X1, which produces MADLDDFFAKKDRKKAKGKKFATTDDVAKKLEETGKRIEKPKPKEKPVNPEGEESQHTEDEDEWKEFEEEKKDYSGLKIGHLTVNDSIDAESDDERGTGENSSDGESGEGGTKHTGPWKKPDLPPEAPEVTVAPAPAPPVTTSTGGSSYKAPHLRNQPTFTSPRPRGRNIAPDIHSEEYFPTLNSKPQQSNGSNPWGRKIEQKMGRREEGAFEEVRNRGSSRSYNASESQTQVPKLSLGNKYGALSQDQS; this is translated from the exons ATGGCGGACTTGGACGACTTTTTTGCTAAAAAGGATCGCAAGAAGGCCAAGGGCAAGAAGTTCGCCACGACCGATGATGTCGCCAAGAAACTGGAGGAGACGGGCAAGCGAATCGAAAAGCCCAAGCCGAAGGAGAAACCAGTGAATCCCGAGGGCGAAGAGTCTCAACACACCGAG gatgaAGACGAGTGGAAGGAATTTgaggaggaaaaaaaggaCTATAGTGGTCTAAAGATTGGGCATTTGACGGTAAACGACAGCATAGATGCAGAATCGGATGACGAAAGGGGCACTGGTGAAAACAGTTCTGACGGGGAATCTGGTGAGGGTGGCACAAAACATACGGGACCATGGAAGAAACCAGATCTACCACCGGAAGCTCCAGAAGTAACAGTAGCACCAGCACCAGCACCACCTGTAACTACTTCCACAGGAGGAAGTAGTTACAAAGCGCCACATTTAAGAAATCAACCTACATTTACTAGTCCACGACCACGAGGAAGGAATATTGCACCTGATATACACAGTGAAGAATATTTTCCCACTCTGAATTCCAAGCCCCAGCAAAGTAACGGCAGCAATCCATGGGGCAGAAA aatTGAGCAAAAAATGGg acGACGAGAGGAAGGAGCGTTCGAAGAAGTTCGCAACCGAGGTAGCAGCAGGTCGTATAACGCGTCAGAGTCTCAAACTCAAGTGCCCAAACTCTCCCTGGGCAACAAATATGGCGCTCTGTCGCAAGATCAAAGCTGA
- the LOC126853280 gene encoding pyruvate dehydrogenase (acetyl-transferring) kinase, mitochondrial, producing MKFTRNCLSNIGKMLDFYSQFNPSPLSIKQFIDFGLSACERKSFIFLRKELPVRLANIMKEIHLLPDNLLKMPSVGIVNNLYATSFEEIIHFEKVEVNETTLDKFCQALIKIRNRHTDVVQTMAQGVLELKESHDVDIQTENSIQYFLDRFLMSRISIRMLINQHTLLFGGQLNGHSRHVGCIDPSCDVIGVIQDAYENARFLCDQYYLASPELIVKQHNELERSSEIRIIYVPSHLYHMLFELFKNSMRAVMEHHGSDSDNHPPLEVLLVRGKEDICVKISDRGGGIPRSQTDHLFKYMYSTAPQPSKSDAHTVPLAGYGYGLPLSRLYARYLHGDIVLLSCEGYGTDAIIYLKALSTEANELLPIFNKTSTKFYRMPIPIADWSSQCGGGMATRQLTMSHAQGHKLPHGMEITHL from the exons ATGAAGTTCACACGGAACTGTCTGAGCAACATTGGCAAGATGTTGGACTTTTACTCGCAGTTCAACCCTTCGCCGCTCTCGATAAAACAATTCATCGATTTCG GTCTAAGTGCCTGCGAAAGGAAGTCTTTCATATTCCTGAGAAAAGAATTGCCAGTACGGCTCGCTAATATTATGAAAGAGATCCACTTGCTGCCGGACAATCTGCTAAAGATGCCTAGTGTGGGTATTGTGAATAACTTATATGCCACTTCCTTCGAGGAAATAATACACTTTGAGAAAGTTGAAGTCAACGAGACCACTTTAGACAA ATTCTGCCAAGCTCTGATAAAAATCCGGAACAGACACACCGATGTCGTTCAAACGATGGCGCAAGGTGTTCTGGAGCTGAAGGAGTCCCATGATGTGGACATTCAGACTGAAAATAGCATACAGTATTTCCTGGACAGATTTTTAATGTCCCGCATTTCCATTCGTATGCTAATCAATCAGCACA CGCTCCTCTTTGGTGGGCAATTGAACGGGCACAGTAGACACGTAGGATGTATAGATCCGTCCTGTGACGTGATCGGCGTCATTCAGGACGCTTACGAGAACGCACGATTTTTATGCGATCAATATTATCTGGCTAGTCCGGAATTGATAGTCAAGCAACATAATG AGCTTGAACGCAGTAgtgaaattagaattatttacgtGCCGAGTCATTTGTATCATATGTTATTCGAGCTCTTCAAGAACAGCATGCGAGCCGTGATGGAGCATCATGGATCAGATTCGGACAATCATCCGCCGCTCGAGGTTCTGCTGGTGCGTGGTAAAGAGGATATTTGTGTGAAG ATATCCGACAGGGGTGGCGGCATTCCTCGTTCACAAACGGAccatttatttaagtatatgTACAGTACCGCCCCACAGCCGAGTAAATCAGATGCACACACGGTACCCTTAGCAGGATACGGTTATGGTTTGCCATTGTCTCGGCTCTATGCCAGGTATTTGCACGGTGATATCGTGTTGCTTAGTTGTGAAGGTTACGGAACAGACGCTATTATTTATCTGAAG GCGTTATCTACTGAGGCAAACGAATTGTtgccaatatttaataagacttCCACGAAGTTTTACCGCATGCCGATACCCATTGCGGATTGGAGCAGCCAATGCGGTGGTGGGATGGCAACGAGACAACTTACTATGAGTCACGCTCAGGGTCACAAGCTTCCCCATGGGATGGAAATTACTCATTTATAG
- the LOC126853314 gene encoding LOW QUALITY PROTEIN: uncharacterized protein LOC126853314 (The sequence of the model RefSeq protein was modified relative to this genomic sequence to represent the inferred CDS: inserted 1 base in 1 codon; substituted 3 bases at 3 genomic stop codons) codes for MKIQMNSPSISDNSIQISKKSSDTINISHPFTRETMAIKGSVMASGNLELQHLSLNFNRLTNKTLEKLISCLYYQNYVLLNDSSRGLLYVFLEGNNISKNEDWTTLQELLRYRRQDNQIIRNEDFKDLVPVESEILRSKIKKKIFFKIYXYSVCIYINFSIVLFTESSHLDFXIILDTLPREMVRPVIMXLEILLDENFILSPRTMPSPYPMQANSNWPHCHFNXFHFVKMLLHVAGVTVLINIAIIELNSFYSHPSEKILDLPLTKSPLHRVFVYGTLKRGEPNHGLIKDATNGYAKFLGLGRTTVSYPLVIATKYNIPFLLKKPEVGYLVLGEVYDVDSKMLKKLDELEEHPTFYERFEEEILLIPKTALKSGKMFEEIGELTKAWIYFLPRFRSSLLDNPMHASYSNNGSHGLKYCEKYVRDQIYDHRKEVQ; via the exons ATGAAGATACAAATGAATTCTCCGTCGATATCAGACAATTCCattcaa atttcGAAAAAATCCTCAGATACTATCAATATTAGTCATCCATTTACAAGAGAAACTATGGCAATAAAAGGCTCTGTGATGGCGAGCGGAAATTTGGAGTTGCAACATTTGAGTTTAAATT TCAATCGTTTGACGAATAAGACATTGGAGAAATTGATATCGTGTCTGTATTATCAGAATTATGTACTGTTAAATGATTCCAGTAGGGGATtactatatgtatttttggag GGTAATAATATCTCAAAGAATGAAGATTGGACAACGTTACAGGAGCTTTTACGTTACAGACGACaagataatcaaataattcgaAATGAAGATTTTAAAGATCTCGTGCCGGTAGAGAGTGAAATCTTGCGGAGCAAAATta aaaagaaaatattttttaaaatatattaatacagtgtttgtatttatattaatttttctattgtacTATTTACAGAATCTTcacatttagatttttaaatcattttggaTACATTGCCGCGCGAGATGGTGCGACCAGTGATAATGtaattggaaattttattggatgaaaattttatcttatcaccGCGCACGATGCCCTCCCCGTATCCGATGCAAGCGAACTCGAACTGGCCGCATTGTCACTTCA TATTTCACTTCGTGAAAATGTTACTACACGTTGCCGGCGTTACCGTGCTCATTAACATTGCTATTATAGAACTGAATTCATTTTATTCCCATCCATCGGAAAAGATTCTGGATCTTCCATTGACCAAG AGTCCGTTGCACCGCGTATTTGTGTATGGCACGTTAAAACGAGGCGAGCCGAATCACGGTCTTATTAAGGATGCTACGAACGGCTATGCAAAATTCCTGGGCCTTGGAAGAACGACAGTTTCATATCCTCTGGTGATCGCTACAAAGTATAACATTCCCTTTCTACTGAAGAAACCCGAAGTCGGCTAT CTCGTGCTTGGGGAAGTATATGATGTGGACTCTAAAATGCTGAAGAAACTGGATGAATTAGAGGAGCATCCCACGTTTTACGAGCGATTCGAAGAAGAAATTCTATTGATTCCGAAAACTGCACTCAAATCTGGGAAAATGTTCGAAgag attggCGAATTGACAAAAGCTTGGATATACTTTTTGCCGAGATTTAGATCTTCTTTACTGGATAATCCTATGCACGCGTCTTACAGTAATAATGGAAGTCACGGACTTAAGTATTGTGAGAAGTATGTTCGCGATCAAATTTACGATCACAGAAAAGAGGTGCAATAA